The region CCATCCAAACCTGGAAAAATCTACTGAAAACTGTCCCACAATCTACCTAAACCTGGCCAAAATCCATCCAAAGCTGGAAAAATCCACTGAAAACTGTCCCACAACCCACCTAAACCTGGCCAAAATCCATCCAAAGATGGGAAAATCTACTGAAAACTGTCCCAAAATCTACCTAAACCTGGCCAAAATCTGGCCAAACCTGGGAAAATCCACTGAAAACTGTCCCACAGTCCACCTAAACCTGACGAAAATCCATCAAAGATGGAAAATCCACTGAAAACTGTCCCACAATCCgtgaaaacctggaaaaatcCACCAAAACCTGGAAAAATCCACTGAAAACTGTCCCACAATCCATCAAAACCTGACCAAATTGCATCCAAACCTGGAAAAATCCACTTAAAACTGTCCCACAATCCATTTAAGCCTGACCAAAATCCATCCAAAGTGCCCCAAATTCGCTTTGTGAGGGGGCTCAAGTGCTGtgagagcagcctcagctccagaGTTGGGTCAGGAATGCACCAAAATCCATCAAAAGCTTCCCAAATTCCATCAAAACTGTCCCACAATCCATTAAAATCCTGCTCTGGAGGGAGCGGggatgctgaggaaaaaaaacccaaaatccatGTAAAATCCCTTTAAAGATTCCTCCTGATCTTCCCTAAAACCTTCCTAAAAATTCTGAATTCACCCCAAATCCTCAAAATGTGGGTTTTCCTGGATCTTCTCAAGATCCCCTCAAAATTTCTCTAAAGGCCTTCAAAAGATCCTGCAATTCCCCCAAAGTCCCCCCAATTATCCCACATTGCCCccaaattttcctttgaaattcaAGATCCCCAAAATTCCCTTGGAACCTTCCTGAAAAGCCCTGAAATATCCCTGAATAGCCCCAGAATTCCCTCAGCCGTTCTGAAAATCCCTGGAATTTCCCTGAACTGCTCCTAAACTCCTCAAAATCACCAAAATTCCCTCAGAATCCTTCAGAAAATCCCTGAAATTTCCACAAATTGCTCCAAACTCCCtcacaaaccccaaaattccctcaGGATCCTTTGGAAAATCCCGGAATTTCCCTGAACTGCTCCTAAACTCCTCAAATCACCAAAATTCCCTTAGAGCCCTACGGGAAATCCCTGAAaattccccaaatcccctcagAACCCCTGAAGatccccaaaattccctcaGAACACTCCTGAAAATTCCTCAAAACCCCTCAAGAAACTGACCTGAAACGCCTCCAAATTCCCCTAAATCCGGGATTCTCCAATTTTATCGATTGTTGTTTCCCTGCAGTTGGAGGTgtctcagtgctgtgaggagctggagcagagctggcgCTCACACTCCCTCAAGatccccaaaattccctcaGAACCCTTCTGAACATTACTCAAAATGCCCAGATTACCCCAAAACCCCTCAAGAAATTTACCCAAAGCACTTTGAGCTCCCCTAAACTCCGGGATTCCCCGATTTTATGGGATTGTTGTTTCCCTGGGGTTGGAGTTGTCTCAGTGCcgtgaggagctggagcagagctggtgctcaCACTCCCTCAAATTCCCTCAGAACCCTTCTGAACATTGCTCAAAATGCCCAGATTACCCCAAAACCCCTCAAGAAATTTACCCAAAGCACTTTGAGCTCCCCTAAACTCCGGGATTCCCCGATTTAATGGGATTGTTGTTTCCCTGCAGTTGGAGGCGTCTCAGTGCcgtgaggagctggagcagagccagcgCTCACACTCCCTTCAAGatccccaaaattccctcaGAACCCTTCTGAACATTGCTCAAAACGCCCAGATCACCCCGAAAGCCCTCAAGAAACTTACCCAAAGCACTTTGAGCTCCTCTAAAATCTGGAATTCTCCCATTTTATCGATTGTTGTTTCCCTGCAGTTGGAGGTGTCTCAGTGCcgtgaggagctggagcagagccgGCGCTCACACTCCCTCAAATTCCCTCAGAACCCTTCTCAACATTACTCAAAATGCCCAGATAACACCAAAACCCCTCAAGAAAATTACCCAAAGCACTTTGTTAGCTCCCCTAACCTCCGGTGTTCTCCAGTTTGACGGGACTGTTGTTTCCCcgagcagctccctggaggcGGAGCTGTCGCAGTGCcgtgaggagctgcagaggagccagcGCCAGGTGGCGGCTCTGGAGGCCgtgcagaagcagctggaggccgagaagcagcagctggaggccgAGAAGCAGCAGcgggagcaggagagggacgctgccctgggccaggcaCAGGCGCTGACCAAGGAGCTGGACAATGCTTTGGTAGGGCTCGGGATTCCtgaaaaatccttgaaaaaACGGGAATTTGGGGCCCTTTTGTTGCTCTCTGATCTGGGATCcattgggggtgggggggagtgGCAAAAAATGGCGGGAAGCTGTGAGGGGGAAATCCAGCAGGGGGCGCCAAAAAGGGCGGGAAAAggaaatggccccaaaatggcTCTGAAAGGGCCTCGAAATgtgaggaaaaggggaattttcACCAATCCGGCTGCTTCTATCCCCGAAATCCCTCAAGGATTCCTGAAAATGTGCAAAAAGCTGGGATTTTGGAACTGTTTTGTTGCTCTCTGACCTGAAATCTGCCAGGgggcaccaaaaaaaaaggcgAGAAAATGTGGGGTTTGTGCCAATTCTGGCTTTCTTGGGGACGAAATCCTTCAGGGGAACCTCAAAGCTTGCGAAAGGTGGGAATTGTCACTaattcagctgcttttgcaCCCAAAATCCCTCAGGGGGTGCTTCAGAATCCACAAAACCCCAGGAATTTGGAGATGTTTTGTTGCTCTGGAGAGGCCAGGAAAATGCGGGATTTACGCCAATTTAGGCATTCTTGCTGTGGGAGTCCACCAGGGAGTGCCTTAAAtttgagaaaaatgtgaattttcacCGATTCAGCTGCTTTTGCAACCAAAATGCCTCAAGGGATGCTTCAAAATCCACAAAAATCCAGGAATTTGGAGCCATTTTGTTGCTCCAGAGGCCCCAGAAAATGGCAGGAAAATGAGGCTTTGCAGCAATTCCAGCTTTTTGGTGACAGAATTTCTTCAGAGGTACTCCTCACAATGTGGGGGAAATAGGAATTTTCACCGATTCAGCTGCTTTTACACCCAGAATCCTTCAGGGTGCttcaaaattaatgaaaatctGGGGTTTTAGAGCTGTTCAGTCAGCCTCCAGGCTGAAAGCCACCAGGAAAGGTTGGAAAAATTAGGGCTTTGCGTTAACTCCGGATTTTTTGGTGACAAAATTTCTCAGGGAATGCCTAAAACTATGGggaaaattgtgaaaaatgggaattttcgACAACCCGACTGATTTTGTGGCCGAAATCCCTCAGGGTGTTCAGGatgttggggaaaaaatgggcCTGggtaaataattaaaataatttctgctggttttctaCTCGAAATCCGCTAGGGGGCGCCAAAAAGGGCGGGAAAACGAGGGCTTTGCCAGGATTGCGGCAAAATCCCTCAGAAAACTCCTCAAAACATGGGAATTTTAACCCCAAATTCCCCGGGGAATGTCAgaacatctgaaaaatatgaggaaaaccggtttgttgtttttttttgatGGGTTTGTCTAGGGAGCCGGCTCAGAAGCGAGTTGGGAACGCGGGGGTTTTCAGGGGTTTTTGTGTTTGCCTGGCtcaggtgcagctgcaggtgatGCAGCAGCggctgcaggagaggctgaaggagctgtcggcgctgcaggagcaggaggccTCCGAGAAGGCGCAGCTGGCAGTGTACGAGGACCGaatcctgcagctggagatggagcGGCGCCGCCTGCACAACGACATCCAGGAGCTCAGGGTAGGGATGGCGATCTCAGGGAGGGCTCCTCAGGGCGAGGCCTCAGGGGTGAGCCGGGCTCTGAGGGCTTTTcagggaaaaatcagaaaaaatatttgtgtggcCTCGAGGGGTGAACCGGGCTATGAGGGGTTTTcagggaaaaatcagaaaaaatatttgtgtggcCTCGAGGGGTGAACCGGGGTCTGAGGggttttaaagggaaaaatcaaaaaaaatatttgtgtggcCTGAGGGGTGAACCGGGGCCTGAAGGGTTTTaagggaaaaatcagaaaaaatatttgtgtggcCTCAGGGGTGAACCGGGGCCTGAGGGGTTTTcagggaaaaatcaaaaaaaatatttgtgtggcCTCAGGGGTGAACCGGGGTCTGAGGggttttaaagggaaaaatcaaaaaaaatatttgtgtggcCTCAGGGGTGAACCGGGCTCTGAGGGGctttaaagggaaaaatcagaaaaaatatttgtgtggcCTCAGGGGTGAACCGGGCCTGAGGGGTTTTcagggaaaaatcagaaaaaatatcagCGTGTTCTGTGTGAGGGGAGACCCCCGTTCCTGAGGGGAGAGACTCCCAGGAGCAGGCCCAACGACTGAATTCTGATTTTTGGAGATTTTCCAGGGGGATACCTGTGTGTTCTGAGTGAGGGGAGACCCTGGGACTGTCCCTGAGGGCAGAATCCCAATTTTGTGGGGTTTATCCAGGAAACCATCTGCGTGTTCTGTGTGAGGGGAGACCCCCAGGACCAGGCCCAACAactgaattctgattttttggggttttccaggGGAAGATCCATGAATTCCTGCCTCagtctcatttttattttttttgttcttccgGGGAAACATCCTTGAATTCAATACCTCAAAcccattttttggttttgccagGGGATCACCCACGAGTTCCGTGCCTCAATCCCAGTATTTGGTTTTGCCAGGACAGCATCATGTGTTCCATGCCTGAATCCCAGTTTATGGGTTTCCCAAGACACACCCATGGCTCCATTCCCCAATCCCATTTCTCTCTCCAGTCACACTCCCATGGCTCCATTCCCCAatcccatttctctctctccagtcACACTCCCATGGCTCCATTCCCCAatcccatttctctctctccagtcACACTCCCATGGCTCCATTCCCCAatcccatttctctctctccagtcACACTCCCATGGCTCCATTCCCCAATCCCATTTCTCTCTCCAGTCACACACCCATGGCTCCATTCCCCAATCCCATTTCTCTCTCCAGTCACACTCCCATGGCTCCATTCCCCAATcccattttctctctccagtCACACTCCCATGGCTCCATTCCCCAATCCCATTTCTCTCTCCAGTCACACTCCATGGCTCCATTCCCCAatcccatttctctctctcagtcACACTCCCATGGCTCCATTCCCCAatcccatttctctctctccagtcACACTCCCATGGCTCCATTCCCCAatcccatttctctctctccagtcACACTCCCATGGCTCCATTCCCCAATCCCATTTCTCTCTCCAGTCACACTCCATGGCTCCATTCCCCAAtccatttctctctccagtCACACTCCCATGGCTCCATTCCCCAatcccatttctctctctccagtcACACTCCCATGGCTCTGTTCCCCAatcccatttctctctctccagtcACACACCCATGgctccattcccaatcccatttctCCCTCTCCAGTCACACTCCCATGGCTCCATTCCCCAATCCCATTTCTCTCTCCAGTCACACTCCCATGGCTCCGTTCCCCAATCCCATTTCTCCCTCTCCAGTCACACTCCCATGGCTCCATTCCCCAatcccatttctctctctccagtcACACTCCATGGCTCCATTCCCCAatcccatttctctctctccagtcACACTCCCATGGCTCCATTCCCCAATCCCATTCTCTCTCCAGTCACATCCCATGGctcattcccaatcccatttctCCTCCAGTCACACTCCCATGgctccattcccaatcccatttctCCCTCTCCAGTCACACTCCCATGGCTCCATTCCCCAatcccatttctctctctccagtcACACTCCCATGGCTCCGTTCCCCAatcccatttctctctctccagtcACACTCCCATGGCTCCATTCCCCAATCCcatgtttttctgtctcttccagGGCAATATCCGTGTTTTCTGCCGTGTCCGGCCGCTCCTGCCCGAGGAGGATCAGCgccagcaggggctgccccaccTGCACTTCCCCAGCGGGGATTCCCACAGCCTGCTGGTCACCCGGCCCGACGACGTGAGCACCCTCACCCTGCCTTCCTGCCCAAAATCCCACACTTTCCCCCAAAGAGAGAAAATCCCACACTTTTCCTCCAAAGAGCCGTTTTCCTATCCCAAACCCCATTTTTTCTCCACCCAGAACCCCTTTTTGTCCTCGCAATCCCCATCTATTTTGACCCAAATCCCCATTTTTTGGCCCCaaatccccatttttttccccaaatccccatTTATTTTGGCCCCAAATCCCCATCTTTTTTGCCCCAACCCCCATATTTTTGCCCCAAtctttttccccaaatccccatctttttttctcctaatccCCATCT is a window of Serinus canaria isolate serCan28SL12 unplaced genomic scaffold, serCan2020 HiC_scaffold_356, whole genome shotgun sequence DNA encoding:
- the LOC103825249 gene encoding carboxy-terminal kinesin 2, which codes for MGLLFPCSWRRLSAITPKPLKKITQSTLLAPLTSGVLQFDGTVVSPSSSLEAELSQCREELQRSQRQVAALEAVQKQLEAEKQQLEAEKQQREQERDAALGQAQALTKELDNALVQLQVMQQRLQERLKELSALQEQEASEKAQLAVYEDRILQLEMERRRLHNDIQELRGNIRVFCRVRPLLPEEDQRQQGLPHLHFPSGDSHSLLVTRPDDSQLGRERRAELRYNFSFDRVFPPLASQQDIFEEIQLLVQVCDPKSPKFHPNPAPNPSQSLPAGQIPGDPAPGAGV